A region from the Spirochaeta thermophila DSM 6192 genome encodes:
- a CDS encoding tetratricopeptide repeat protein: MKGSIRAGIPLLLFLVLFLLPGCTQASFHLKMLQGAYAYSRGHYQDALVAYLPFADMEGEEGSVIAYNLGTVYHALGDETAFAKWKQAESAKDPETRFSAFYNLGLYYYDHGEYQNAYLYFLQALRLEPDDRDVRVNLELAYLKLSAFSAAPQVSEQGGTRDAPPERGIYLLDYLRKKEQARWKAREFAPPEGTWQDW, from the coding sequence ATGAAGGGTTCGATCCGTGCGGGCATACCGCTGCTGCTCTTCCTCGTCCTGTTCCTCCTCCCGGGATGTACACAGGCCTCGTTCCATCTGAAGATGCTCCAGGGCGCCTATGCCTATTCCCGGGGGCATTACCAGGATGCGCTCGTCGCCTACCTTCCCTTTGCGGACATGGAGGGAGAGGAGGGGAGCGTCATCGCCTACAACCTCGGCACTGTGTACCATGCCCTGGGGGATGAGACCGCATTTGCGAAGTGGAAGCAGGCCGAATCGGCCAAGGACCCTGAGACGAGGTTTTCTGCGTTCTACAATCTCGGTCTCTACTACTACGATCACGGAGAGTATCAGAACGCCTACCTCTACTTTCTCCAGGCCCTCAGACTCGAACCGGACGACAGGGATGTCCGTGTCAACCTCGAGCTCGCGTATCTCAAGCTCTCCGCCTTCTCCGCGGCCCCGCAGGTCTCGGAGCAGGGGGGCACGAGGGATGCGCCTCCGGAGAGGGGAATCTACCTCCTCGACTATCTCAGAAAGAAGGAGCAGGCGCGATGGAAGGCCAGAGAGTTCGCACCGCCGGAAGGCACCTGGCAGGACTGGTAG
- a CDS encoding vWA domain-containing protein, translating into MKFIFPVRLWFLLALAPVLLFLVWCSYRRLKELLLLKGRDRKEHLVSRFLVREFLVQVFLLLGIAGLLVAYAEPFWGMEQETVKRRNADIVLLFDISRSMLVRDVPPSRLEVAKEIALMLVSRISGARWGVVAFKGKGELLLPLTPDLLGLEDAIGLLTPVLLRSPGTDVASGLSRALEAFPQQSNRQRLVILLSDGEALTGEIGPVLELARNLGVAVHTVGIGTESGGPVPLEGEDVLKKPSGEPVISRLDASLLKRIAEITGGRFFSVRDAEGQTFQHVVSTIEETIAREEREGIRLVPARRYPLFVGLSFLAFSLMLLVRGWRWEVEP; encoded by the coding sequence GTGAAGTTCATCTTTCCGGTTCGTCTGTGGTTCCTGCTGGCGCTCGCGCCCGTCCTCCTCTTTCTCGTGTGGTGTTCCTACCGGCGGCTGAAGGAACTCCTGCTCCTCAAAGGGAGAGACAGGAAGGAGCATCTGGTCTCCCGTTTCCTCGTCAGGGAGTTCCTCGTCCAGGTCTTCCTCCTTCTGGGGATTGCCGGTCTTCTCGTAGCCTATGCAGAACCGTTCTGGGGTATGGAGCAGGAGACGGTGAAGAGAAGGAATGCGGATATCGTTCTCCTCTTCGACATCTCGAGGAGCATGCTCGTTCGCGATGTGCCCCCTTCGCGATTGGAGGTGGCCAAGGAGATCGCCCTCATGCTCGTCTCGCGCATCTCCGGAGCGCGCTGGGGAGTGGTGGCTTTCAAAGGGAAGGGAGAACTCCTCCTCCCCCTTACCCCTGACCTTCTGGGGCTCGAGGACGCGATAGGCCTCCTCACTCCGGTACTCCTGAGGTCGCCTGGTACCGACGTGGCATCCGGGCTCTCCCGGGCCCTGGAGGCCTTTCCCCAGCAGAGCAACCGGCAGCGGCTGGTGATCCTCCTCTCGGACGGAGAGGCCCTCACGGGGGAGATCGGTCCCGTACTGGAACTGGCGCGGAATCTGGGGGTTGCGGTCCACACCGTGGGAATAGGGACCGAGTCGGGGGGGCCCGTTCCCCTCGAGGGAGAGGATGTCCTCAAGAAGCCTTCGGGCGAACCGGTGATCTCGCGGCTCGATGCATCGCTCCTCAAGAGGATCGCGGAGATCACGGGTGGCCGCTTCTTCTCCGTGAGGGATGCAGAGGGACAGACCTTCCAGCACGTGGTCTCCACCATTGAGGAAACCATCGCGAGGGAGGAGCGGGAAGGGATACGCCTCGTCCCGGCAAGACGCTATCCCCTGTTCGTGGGGCTCTCCTTCCTGGCCTTCTCCCTCATGCTCCTCGTGAGAGGGTGGCGATGGGAGGTGGAGCCATGA
- a CDS encoding VWA domain-containing protein has translation MIGFYRPGALWLFVVLVCLFVWMRRRGCGSAVRFPFVFWGSDIPPGLPLWYRIASLLRDAALWGMLSLMVLILSGPYLVEREQVVVSDPPTIVIALDVSPSMGAMDIPGRQRFQVAREVIRGFVRSYPHMAVGLVLFGKEALLEVPPTIDVEYFLERLEAVRLFSLGDGTALGMGVGTSLLHLSRVNASFRAVVILTDGKNTTGEILPETAAEMARELGIPLFTVGVGSDRPVSLDVIDPSTGTRYAGVLEEGYDEETLRRIAEISGGQFFSGYTPTSLHRIFQYIGATATADVRRQLAVRVVSLHAGLLRMALLCAALWFLLHYAVLGEVL, from the coding sequence ATGATAGGTTTTTATCGTCCCGGCGCCCTCTGGCTCTTCGTCGTGCTCGTGTGCCTGTTCGTATGGATGAGGAGGAGGGGGTGTGGGAGCGCGGTGCGTTTCCCCTTCGTCTTCTGGGGTTCCGACATCCCCCCCGGCCTGCCGCTGTGGTACAGGATCGCCTCCCTCCTCCGGGATGCGGCCCTGTGGGGTATGCTTTCCCTGATGGTGCTCATCCTCTCGGGCCCCTACCTGGTGGAACGGGAACAGGTGGTGGTCTCGGATCCTCCCACCATCGTCATAGCCCTCGATGTCTCCCCGAGCATGGGTGCGATGGATATTCCGGGGAGGCAGCGGTTCCAGGTGGCCCGTGAGGTCATCAGGGGATTCGTGCGTTCGTATCCCCACATGGCGGTCGGACTCGTCCTGTTCGGGAAGGAAGCGCTCCTGGAGGTGCCCCCCACGATCGATGTGGAGTATTTCCTGGAAAGGCTGGAAGCCGTCCGTCTCTTCTCCCTCGGTGACGGTACGGCCCTCGGTATGGGCGTGGGGACATCGCTCCTCCACCTCTCGCGTGTGAACGCATCCTTCAGGGCCGTCGTGATCCTCACGGACGGCAAGAACACCACCGGTGAGATCCTGCCCGAGACGGCGGCTGAGATGGCCAGGGAGCTCGGTATCCCCCTGTTCACGGTGGGGGTGGGAAGCGACCGCCCTGTGAGCCTCGATGTGATCGACCCCAGCACCGGTACCCGGTACGCAGGGGTGCTCGAAGAAGGGTACGACGAAGAGACCCTGAGGAGGATAGCTGAGATATCGGGCGGACAGTTCTTCTCCGGGTACACCCCCACCTCGCTCCACAGGATCTTCCAGTACATCGGGGCTACGGCCACGGCCGATGTGCGGCGGCAGCTTGCGGTGCGTGTCGTCTCCCTTCACGCCGGTCTCCTCCGGATGGCCCTCCTGTGTGCAGCCCTCTGGTTTCTCCTCCACTACGCGGTGCTCGGGGAGGTGTTGTGA
- a CDS encoding DUF58 domain-containing protein, protein MDPFRLRARIRQLSLFSDIILEGLYAGNYRSVFKGQGMDFQEVRTYVPGDDVRLIDWNVTSRFGEPHTKVFREERELVLFLVVDVSRSMRFGSNQYSKFDYLEILFSIFSLVTLENNDRVGALFFTDEVEDVILPRKGKTHVLALLRRFRDMRPRGRGSDLALALRTARDLLPRRSMCVVLSDFRSAGFLDDLLLLRAHHDLFLVRIGDVLDRDFPPTGYVELLDPETGTVLPAFGRSGKFRRWYHRYWEFFDRLLTEECARGRIPLLDMSTSEDPVVQLKRFFSRRRR, encoded by the coding sequence ATGGACCCTTTCCGACTCCGGGCCAGGATCAGACAGCTTTCCCTCTTCTCGGACATCATCCTCGAAGGGCTGTATGCGGGGAACTACCGTTCGGTGTTCAAGGGACAGGGGATGGACTTCCAGGAAGTGCGGACGTACGTACCCGGAGACGATGTGCGCCTCATCGATTGGAACGTGACCTCCCGGTTCGGAGAACCGCACACCAAGGTCTTCCGTGAGGAGAGGGAGCTCGTCCTCTTCCTCGTGGTGGATGTGTCCCGGAGCATGCGGTTCGGCTCGAACCAGTACAGCAAGTTCGACTATCTCGAGATCCTGTTCTCCATCTTCTCTCTCGTGACCCTCGAGAACAACGACAGGGTGGGGGCGCTCTTTTTCACCGACGAGGTGGAAGACGTCATCCTCCCTCGCAAGGGGAAGACCCACGTGCTCGCCCTCCTCAGGAGGTTCCGGGACATGAGACCTCGGGGACGCGGCTCCGATCTCGCCCTGGCCCTCAGGACGGCCCGCGACCTGCTCCCACGGCGGAGCATGTGCGTGGTACTCTCGGATTTCAGGAGTGCGGGCTTCCTCGACGATCTGCTCCTCCTCCGTGCGCATCACGATCTTTTCCTCGTGAGGATCGGCGATGTCCTCGACAGGGACTTCCCTCCCACCGGGTACGTGGAGCTCCTGGACCCCGAGACGGGCACGGTCCTCCCCGCCTTCGGTCGGAGCGGGAAGTTCCGCCGGTGGTACCACAGGTATTGGGAATTCTTCGATCGCCTCCTCACCGAGGAGTGCGCGCGTGGGAGGATCCCTCTCCTCGATATGAGTACCTCAGAGGATCCGGTGGTCCAGCTCAAACGCTTTTTCTCGAGGAGGCGTCGGTGA
- a CDS encoding AAA family ATPase, whose product MKAESQSDLEVKVGRAQELLSKCREEFSRVVVGQEAMFEGLMMGLLAGGHVLLEGVPGLAKTLAVKTLAGILDASFKRIQFTPDLLPADLTGTLVYRQQTGEFVVRRGPVFSNIVLADEINRAPAKVQSALLEAMQERQVTIGDTSYALPDPFFVLATQNPIEQEGTYPLPEAQLDRFLLKILIGYPSPQEELEILRRKGIEEDVKVKQVLFKTDLKRLQEIAQSVLVDPRIEEYIVSIVAATRQRSKSRTSYARFIEFGASPRATIALYRCAKIKALLDGRGFVIPEDVKDVAYPVLRHRVVLSYEAEAEDMDAERVIEALLEQVPVP is encoded by the coding sequence ATGAAGGCTGAATCCCAGAGCGATCTCGAGGTCAAGGTCGGGAGGGCTCAGGAGCTCCTCTCGAAGTGCAGGGAGGAATTCTCCCGAGTCGTGGTGGGCCAGGAGGCCATGTTCGAGGGGCTCATGATGGGGCTCCTCGCAGGAGGTCATGTGCTCCTCGAAGGTGTTCCAGGCCTCGCCAAGACGCTCGCCGTGAAGACGCTCGCGGGGATCCTCGATGCGAGCTTCAAGCGCATCCAGTTCACCCCCGACTTGCTCCCCGCCGACCTCACGGGTACCCTGGTCTACCGGCAGCAGACCGGTGAGTTCGTGGTGCGGAGGGGGCCTGTGTTCTCCAACATCGTGCTCGCCGATGAGATAAACAGGGCGCCCGCCAAGGTGCAGTCGGCACTTCTGGAGGCCATGCAGGAGCGGCAGGTGACCATAGGTGATACCTCCTACGCGCTGCCGGATCCGTTCTTCGTCCTGGCCACCCAGAACCCCATCGAGCAGGAGGGGACCTATCCCCTTCCCGAGGCGCAGCTCGACAGGTTTCTGCTCAAGATCCTCATAGGGTATCCCTCCCCACAGGAGGAGCTCGAGATCCTGAGGAGGAAGGGGATCGAAGAGGACGTGAAGGTGAAGCAGGTGCTCTTCAAGACCGATCTCAAGCGACTCCAGGAGATCGCGCAGAGCGTGCTCGTGGATCCCCGCATAGAGGAGTATATCGTTTCCATCGTGGCGGCCACCCGACAGCGTTCGAAGTCGAGGACCTCGTACGCCCGGTTCATCGAGTTCGGCGCGTCTCCGCGCGCCACCATCGCCCTCTATCGGTGTGCGAAGATAAAGGCCCTCCTCGATGGGAGAGGATTCGTCATCCCCGAGGATGTAAAGGACGTGGCGTATCCGGTGCTCCGTCACAGGGTCGTCCTCTCCTACGAGGCCGAGGCAGAGGACATGGACGCCGAGAGGGTGATAGAGGCCCTTCTCGAACAGGTGCCGGTACCCTGA
- a CDS encoding bifunctional ornithine acetyltransferase/N-acetylglutamate synthase → MTRWWSDLVFSSKEEYEGFCRRYAQLPEGVRASTVRFGFAPVERPDRQLLMDLSLVVLDEPTVRWAARFTSSAFPGVPVRIGRAMQGRPIQGFVINNRIANVGTAHGEEYALRVRERVGEAVGIDPGLLVPSSTGIIGWELPVERMCEEAGRLAAGLGSADGVALARAIMTTDAYPKLCAVPVGEGMLWGMAKGAGMIEPHLATMLVFLFTDVEVDPEVLDGTLGEVVDRTFNCISVDGDQSTSDSVFLVSTARRERVGEGEFREALERVCGFLAEQVVRNGEGTGHVVRVEVRGWDDEVARGVGKAVVNSPLFKTAIAGCDPNVGRVLSAAGAWLGRRGVGMRPEGVRVWMADQVVFEKGRFLLDREKEVLLSSYLRATAMEPSGKVFPPHQGLVDVRLEYEEGEGRAVVLGSDLTVEYVHINADYRS, encoded by the coding sequence ATGACTCGATGGTGGAGTGATCTGGTGTTCTCGTCGAAGGAGGAGTACGAGGGGTTCTGCAGGAGGTATGCGCAGCTGCCCGAGGGGGTGCGGGCTTCCACGGTGCGGTTCGGTTTCGCTCCGGTGGAGCGGCCGGACAGGCAGTTGCTCATGGATCTTTCCCTGGTGGTCCTGGATGAGCCGACGGTGCGGTGGGCGGCGCGGTTCACGTCGAGCGCCTTCCCGGGGGTACCGGTGCGGATAGGGCGGGCGATGCAGGGGAGGCCGATCCAGGGGTTCGTGATCAACAACCGTATCGCCAACGTGGGGACTGCGCACGGCGAGGAGTACGCGCTCCGAGTGCGCGAGCGGGTGGGTGAGGCGGTGGGGATCGATCCCGGGCTGCTCGTGCCGTCGTCCACCGGGATCATCGGGTGGGAGCTGCCGGTGGAGCGGATGTGTGAGGAGGCGGGGAGGCTTGCGGCGGGGTTGGGGAGTGCGGACGGGGTGGCGCTCGCGCGGGCGATCATGACCACGGATGCGTACCCCAAGCTGTGCGCGGTGCCGGTAGGGGAGGGGATGCTGTGGGGGATGGCGAAGGGGGCGGGGATGATCGAGCCCCACCTCGCGACGATGCTCGTGTTCCTGTTCACCGATGTGGAGGTGGATCCGGAGGTCCTGGACGGGACGCTGGGGGAGGTGGTCGACAGGACGTTCAACTGCATCTCGGTGGACGGCGACCAGAGTACGAGCGACAGCGTGTTCCTGGTGTCCACGGCGCGGAGGGAGCGTGTGGGGGAGGGGGAGTTCCGGGAGGCGCTGGAGCGGGTGTGCGGGTTCCTGGCGGAGCAGGTGGTGCGGAACGGCGAGGGGACGGGGCACGTGGTGCGGGTGGAGGTGCGGGGCTGGGACGATGAGGTGGCGCGGGGGGTGGGGAAGGCGGTGGTGAACTCCCCGCTGTTCAAGACCGCGATTGCGGGGTGCGATCCGAATGTGGGGAGGGTTCTCTCGGCTGCGGGGGCGTGGTTGGGGCGCAGGGGGGTGGGGATGCGGCCCGAGGGGGTGCGGGTGTGGATGGCCGACCAGGTGGTGTTCGAGAAGGGGCGGTTTTTGCTTGATAGAGAGAAGGAAGTTCTGTTATCCTCGTATCTCAGGGCCACCGCCATGGAACCATCGGGCAAGGTGTTTCCTCCGCACCAGGGACTCGTGGACGTGCGACTGGAATACGAGGAAGGCGAGGGCCGGGCGGTGGTGCTGGGTTCCGATCTCACCGTGGAGTATGTCCACATCAATGCGGACTACCGCTCGTAG
- a CDS encoding histidinol-phosphatase codes for MYHTNYHTHTSFCDGKGKPEDYFKAAESRGLLALGFSSHAPLPYKNDWTMKERDLPAYREAVETLKRTSEKLDIYLGLEIDYLPPHLTPADERFQPLDFTIGAVHVVEDAARHTFHEIDGHPKDYKACIELFGGIQPFVEWYYRQVAQMCRETPPTIVAHLDLIKKNNQRNEFFTEEEPWYRNAVASCLDVIAEVGSLLEVNTGGLARKCISTIYPSPWILRLARERDIPLVLSSDAHDPAQVDFAFDEAVALMKEAGYTKVYALLGGEWIERPLE; via the coding sequence GTGTACCACACCAACTACCACACCCACACCTCATTCTGCGACGGAAAAGGCAAGCCCGAAGACTACTTCAAGGCCGCAGAATCCCGGGGCCTCCTCGCCCTCGGCTTCTCGAGCCACGCCCCCCTCCCCTACAAGAACGACTGGACCATGAAGGAACGGGACCTCCCCGCCTACAGGGAAGCCGTGGAAACCCTCAAACGGACGAGCGAGAAACTCGACATCTACCTCGGACTCGAGATAGACTACCTGCCCCCTCACCTCACCCCCGCGGACGAGCGGTTCCAGCCCCTCGACTTCACCATCGGTGCGGTCCACGTAGTGGAAGACGCCGCCCGCCACACCTTCCATGAGATCGACGGCCACCCCAAGGACTACAAGGCATGTATCGAGCTCTTCGGCGGCATACAACCCTTCGTGGAATGGTACTACCGCCAGGTGGCCCAGATGTGCCGCGAAACCCCGCCCACCATCGTGGCACACCTCGACCTCATCAAGAAGAACAACCAGCGCAACGAGTTCTTCACCGAAGAGGAACCCTGGTATCGGAACGCCGTCGCCTCGTGCCTCGACGTCATCGCCGAGGTGGGCTCCCTTCTCGAAGTGAACACGGGCGGCCTCGCCCGGAAATGCATCTCCACGATCTACCCCTCGCCGTGGATCCTCCGCCTCGCGCGGGAGCGGGATATCCCCCTGGTGCTCAGTTCCGACGCCCATGACCCCGCCCAGGTGGACTTCGCCTTCGACGAGGCAGTCGCCCTCATGAAAGAGGCGGGGTACACCAAGGTGTACGCCCTCCTGGGTGGGGAATGGATTGAGCGACCCCTCGAGTGA
- a CDS encoding histidine phosphatase family protein → MTSPLRVYLVRHAACSARGFIGITDPPLSEEGLRQREALARFFAPLRLEAVYTSPLARARATAEVLGTPQEVEALREIDFGQWEGKLHEEIPRGLLEAWYQNPHTTSPPGGETLARLAQRVLPAFKEIVSRHGPGERIALVSHGGPLRTIVCSVLGLHLAYLWHFDLDRASVSAVDVYPTGYTSLAFLNHTFHLEEPAR, encoded by the coding sequence ATGACATCGCCGCTCAGGGTCTACCTCGTACGACACGCCGCCTGCAGCGCCCGAGGTTTCATCGGGATCACCGATCCCCCCCTTTCGGAAGAAGGGCTGCGCCAACGGGAGGCCCTCGCCCGGTTCTTCGCACCGCTTCGCCTCGAGGCGGTCTACACCAGCCCCCTCGCCCGGGCGCGGGCAACCGCAGAAGTCCTCGGCACACCGCAGGAGGTGGAAGCCTTGAGGGAAATCGACTTCGGCCAGTGGGAGGGGAAACTCCACGAGGAGATCCCCCGTGGACTCCTCGAGGCGTGGTACCAGAACCCCCACACCACCTCTCCCCCCGGCGGAGAGACCCTCGCCCGGCTCGCACAGCGGGTGCTCCCCGCCTTCAAGGAGATCGTCTCCCGACACGGTCCCGGTGAGCGCATCGCCCTGGTCTCCCACGGCGGCCCGCTCCGCACCATCGTGTGTTCAGTACTCGGTCTCCATCTCGCCTACCTCTGGCACTTCGACCTCGACCGGGCGAGCGTGAGCGCCGTGGACGTCTATCCCACAGGCTACACCTCACTCGCCTTCCTCAATCACACCTTTCACCTGGAGGAACCAGCTCGATGA
- a CDS encoding MBL fold metallo-hydrolase, giving the protein MTITPLTTTPPPLTRTGELALLFLGTGTAFSKRLYQNNLLLVKNEQHLLVDCGTRGTQALHELGLSVGEIQHYLFTHSHADHIGGAEEIMLVNRYMKRRRPHLYIPRAYQRLLWNESLKGGSAYSERHPFKPHLNLEDFFVIHTPRLLFKKPRPIYQIWVGDMDILLYRTIHIPEQARSWKEAAWSTGLLIDRRILFTGDTRFDPEIITYFHEHYPLEVIFHDCQFFDGGVHASFEELCTLPDEIKAKTFLMHYGDDWERHRSRVEEAGFAGFARERTLYLFPADPPR; this is encoded by the coding sequence ATGACCATTACCCCCCTCACCACCACTCCCCCTCCTCTCACCCGCACGGGGGAACTCGCCCTCCTCTTCCTCGGGACTGGGACGGCCTTCTCGAAGAGGCTCTATCAGAACAACCTCCTGCTCGTGAAGAACGAGCAGCATCTCCTCGTGGACTGCGGTACGCGGGGAACCCAGGCCCTCCACGAGCTCGGCCTCTCGGTCGGCGAGATACAGCACTACCTCTTCACCCACTCCCACGCCGACCACATAGGGGGGGCCGAGGAGATCATGCTGGTGAACCGCTACATGAAACGACGCAGGCCCCACCTGTACATCCCCCGCGCATATCAGCGGCTGCTCTGGAACGAGTCGCTCAAAGGGGGCTCCGCCTACAGCGAGCGACACCCCTTCAAGCCCCACCTCAACCTGGAAGACTTCTTCGTCATCCACACCCCCCGTCTCCTTTTCAAAAAGCCCAGGCCCATCTACCAGATCTGGGTGGGAGACATGGACATACTCCTCTACCGCACCATCCACATACCCGAACAGGCCCGCTCCTGGAAAGAGGCCGCATGGAGCACCGGGCTGCTCATCGACCGACGCATCCTCTTCACCGGCGACACCCGCTTCGACCCGGAGATCATCACCTATTTCCACGAGCACTACCCGCTCGAGGTCATCTTCCACGACTGCCAGTTCTTCGACGGAGGAGTCCACGCCTCGTTCGAGGAGCTCTGCACCCTTCCGGACGAGATAAAGGCCAAGACCTTTCTCATGCACTACGGCGACGACTGGGAGAGACACCGATCCCGGGTGGAAGAGGCGGGATTCGCCGGCTTCGCCCGCGAACGCACCCTCTACCTGTTTCCGGCCGATCCGCCCAGATAG
- a CDS encoding diacylglycerol/lipid kinase family protein → MSRYALHHLLVDILGSAAARSGLFSSGWEVFILLNPASGILARPSALAPLLERALAALPDGPGPLPRFCRAAYSHFPGHAVFQVRKAVRRRRGRLLIISCGGDGTHNEVLHGIRQEWEHAGDDVWLLRLPLGSGNDGADVGSLEEGVRRILSSHVVKPVPVYACTTARSASPRWGANVVSVGIDAFVSLVVNRVKARWGGRMPGTWYSTVGDLATLFYELVVPQRPVEVEVVSGRERVVLEDLFLIMAFGSSGGRTYGNGKPILPGRENLCLIRHAPLLRRLEVKNLLYRGEHGGRPEVRLLSAERVRIRSRVRLPVQLDGEAWWLGKEEFPLLIERVAAGCYVLA, encoded by the coding sequence ATGAGTCGATATGCCCTTCACCACCTCCTGGTGGACATCCTGGGGAGTGCGGCGGCCCGATCGGGGCTCTTCTCCTCGGGATGGGAGGTGTTCATACTCCTCAACCCTGCGAGCGGGATACTCGCACGGCCTTCGGCCCTCGCTCCCCTCCTCGAGAGGGCCCTCGCGGCCCTTCCCGACGGGCCGGGTCCGCTGCCCCGATTCTGCCGGGCGGCCTATTCGCACTTTCCGGGGCATGCGGTCTTCCAGGTCAGGAAGGCGGTGCGGAGGAGGAGGGGGAGACTCCTGATCATAAGCTGCGGCGGCGACGGTACCCACAACGAGGTGCTCCATGGTATCCGGCAGGAGTGGGAGCATGCGGGTGACGATGTCTGGCTTCTCAGGCTGCCCTTGGGGAGCGGAAACGATGGGGCCGATGTGGGGAGTCTCGAGGAGGGGGTGCGGCGGATCCTCTCGAGTCACGTGGTGAAGCCGGTGCCGGTGTATGCGTGTACCACGGCCCGGTCCGCCTCCCCCCGCTGGGGCGCCAATGTGGTGAGCGTGGGGATAGACGCCTTCGTCTCACTGGTGGTCAACCGGGTGAAGGCGAGGTGGGGTGGCCGCATGCCGGGAACCTGGTACAGCACGGTGGGCGATCTGGCCACCCTGTTCTACGAGCTCGTGGTGCCTCAACGACCCGTGGAGGTGGAGGTGGTGAGCGGCAGGGAGCGGGTGGTGCTCGAGGACCTCTTTCTCATCATGGCGTTCGGTAGTTCCGGAGGGCGTACGTACGGGAACGGGAAGCCCATCCTCCCTGGGAGGGAGAACCTCTGTCTCATCCGGCACGCCCCCCTTCTCAGGAGGCTCGAGGTGAAGAACCTGCTCTATCGGGGGGAACACGGCGGCCGGCCCGAGGTGCGCCTCCTCTCTGCCGAGAGGGTTCGGATCCGTTCCCGGGTGCGGCTTCCGGTGCAGCTCGACGGAGAGGCGTGGTGGCTCGGAAAGGAGGAGTTTCCCCTGCTCATCGAGCGGGTCGCTGCGGGCTGTTACGTCCTCGCCTGA
- a CDS encoding ABC transporter ATP-binding protein, whose amino-acid sequence MAALLTVDGLKKRFGRVTALDGLSFSIDKGEIYALIGPNGAGKTTTLRILSTLLVPDEGGFTIDGIDGLAHPDEVRSRISYLAEESLAYKHMTGEAYLRFMAGLYADSITREEEFFARGCELSGLGERLKDKISTYSKGMTRKLLIARAVMMKPLLAILDEPTSGLDVENAVQVRTLIRSLTEEGITVLLSSHNMLEVEFLARRVGIIHGGRLLAEGTPQELKARSGAENLEQVFMEVTR is encoded by the coding sequence ATGGCAGCACTCCTCACAGTCGACGGACTGAAGAAACGATTCGGGCGGGTGACGGCCCTCGACGGCCTCTCCTTCTCGATCGACAAGGGAGAGATCTACGCCCTCATAGGCCCCAACGGGGCAGGCAAGACCACCACCCTGCGGATCCTCTCCACCCTCCTCGTCCCGGACGAGGGAGGATTCACCATCGACGGTATCGACGGACTCGCACACCCCGACGAGGTACGCTCACGGATCAGCTACCTCGCCGAGGAGTCCCTCGCCTACAAACACATGACGGGCGAGGCCTACCTCCGATTCATGGCCGGCCTCTATGCCGACAGCATCACCCGGGAAGAGGAATTCTTCGCCCGTGGGTGCGAGCTCTCAGGTCTGGGTGAACGACTCAAGGACAAGATCTCCACCTACTCCAAGGGCATGACCCGCAAGCTCCTCATCGCCCGGGCGGTGATGATGAAACCCCTCCTCGCCATCCTCGACGAGCCCACCTCAGGCCTCGACGTGGAGAACGCCGTCCAGGTGCGCACCCTCATCCGATCGCTCACCGAAGAGGGTATCACCGTGCTCCTCTCATCCCACAACATGCTTGAGGTGGAGTTCCTCGCCCGACGGGTGGGGATCATCCATGGGGGACGACTCCTCGCAGAGGGTACACCGCAGGAACTGAAAGCACGGTCAGGCGCAGAGAACCTGGAACAGGTCTTCATGGAGGTGACCCGATGA